Proteins from one bacterium genomic window:
- the rpiB gene encoding ribose 5-phosphate isomerase B, translated as MKIYLGCDHAGFLLKEEIKKFLQPERAEIIDLGTYGQDSVDYPDYGYLVAKEVATHKESKGILICATGIGMSIVANKVKETKAALCHNIETAKLSREHNNANILVMGSKIVDTSLALEMVKVFLTTEALGDRHQRRVEKINSL; from the coding sequence ATGAAGATATATCTGGGGTGCGATCATGCTGGATTTCTATTAAAAGAAGAGATTAAAAAATTTCTCCAACCAGAGAGAGCGGAGATTATTGATCTCGGAACTTATGGTCAAGATTCTGTAGATTATCCAGATTATGGCTATTTAGTAGCCAAAGAAGTAGCTACCCATAAAGAGAGCAAAGGAATATTGATCTGTGCTACCGGAATAGGAATGAGTATCGTGGCTAATAAAGTTAAGGAAACAAAAGCTGCTTTATGTCATAATATAGAAACAGCTAAGTTATCAAGAGAACATAATAATGCTAATATATTGGTGATGGGAAGTAAGATCGTTGATACTTCCTTAGCCTTAGAGATGGTAAAAGTTTTTTTAACCACCGAAGCATTAGGAGATCGACATCAAAGAAGGGTAGAAAAGATTAATAGTTTATAG
- a CDS encoding aspartate carbamoyltransferase catalytic subunit — MLKSKDLISIQSLSVEEINLILDTAKSFKEISDRAIKKVPVLRGKTVVNLFYEPSTRTRISFELAAKRLSADLINVSVNTSSVVKGESLKDTIKTLESMQVSMVIIRHSEAGVPTLISRWVDFPIINAGDGSHAHPTQALIDMFTVREKRPNFKDLKVVIVGDILHSRVARSNIWGFTKLGAKVVLCGPPTLIPKEVEQLGVSVTYHLEEAILEADIVMLLRVQSERQKANYFPSIREYSRLYGLNVDKLKHNREILIMHPGPMNRDVEVIPEVAESPSSLINEQVTNGIAVRMAVLYLLAQKSKK; from the coding sequence ATGCTCAAGAGTAAGGACCTAATTTCTATTCAAAGTTTATCGGTAGAAGAAATTAATTTAATCTTAGACACAGCTAAGTCTTTTAAAGAAATCTCAGATCGAGCTATTAAAAAAGTTCCCGTCTTAAGAGGTAAAACAGTAGTTAACCTTTTTTACGAACCAAGCACCCGAACACGGATCTCCTTTGAATTAGCCGCCAAGAGACTAAGCGCCGATTTAATCAATGTTTCCGTAAACACGAGTAGCGTAGTAAAAGGAGAAAGCTTAAAGGATACGATTAAGACTTTAGAATCGATGCAAGTCTCAATGGTCATTATCAGGCATAGCGAAGCTGGGGTGCCCACCTTAATAAGCCGATGGGTGGATTTTCCTATTATCAACGCTGGCGATGGAAGCCATGCTCATCCTACTCAAGCTCTTATTGATATGTTTACGGTAAGAGAAAAAAGGCCTAACTTCAAAGATTTAAAGGTAGTCATTGTGGGAGATATCTTACATAGCCGGGTAGCTCGTTCTAATATTTGGGGTTTTACTAAATTAGGAGCTAAAGTAGTTTTATGTGGTCCACCTACTTTGATCCCTAAAGAGGTAGAGCAGTTAGGAGTCTCGGTAACTTATCATTTAGAAGAAGCAATTTTAGAGGCTGATATAGTAATGCTTTTAAGGGTGCAGTCAGAGAGACAAAAAGCAAACTATTTCCCTAGTATCCGGGAATATTCAAGATTATATGGCTTGAATGTAGATAAGTTAAAACATAACCGAGAAATCTTAATCATGCACCCAGGACCTATGAATCGAGATGTGGAAGTAATTCCAGAAGTAGCGGAAAGCCCATCTTCCTTAATAAATGAACAAGTAACTAATGGAATTGCCGTAAGAATGGCCGTCCTTTATCTTTTGGCCCAAAAGAGCAAAAAATAA
- a CDS encoding threonylcarbamoyl-AMP synthase: MNKAVKTKVISINPEDIEISKLKLVVSELKKGKVIVFLTDTLYGLGVDFENHEAVKRIFQIKERSIDKPLLLLISEISEVSKLAINISPSLYELMSKFWPGPLTLVLKAKRKIFGITSADGKIALRMPNSPMALTLIKYFNKPLTAPSANLSEKENLLTEEEIERVFEGKVDLIVKGGRCKSEKPSTLLDCSNRTPVLLREGVLSFSEILKVYRE; this comes from the coding sequence TTGAACAAAGCAGTAAAGACAAAAGTTATCTCTATCAACCCTGAAGATATTGAAATTTCTAAACTTAAATTAGTGGTAAGTGAGCTAAAAAAAGGTAAAGTCATTGTCTTTCTCACTGATACTCTTTATGGCTTAGGAGTTGACTTTGAAAATCATGAAGCTGTGAAGAGAATCTTTCAAATTAAAGAGCGCTCTATTGACAAACCTTTGCTCTTATTGATTTCAGAGATAAGCGAAGTAAGTAAGTTAGCGATAAATATTTCCCCTTCCCTTTATGAATTAATGAGTAAATTTTGGCCAGGTCCCCTTACTTTGGTCTTAAAAGCTAAAAGAAAGATATTTGGAATTACCTCCGCTGATGGGAAGATTGCTTTAAGAATGCCGAATAGCCCCATGGCTTTAACTTTAATTAAATATTTTAATAAGCCCCTTACTGCTCCCAGCGCTAATCTCTCAGAAAAAGAAAACTTATTGACCGAAGAAGAGATAGAAAGGGTCTTTGAAGGCAAAGTAGATCTAATTGTTAAAGGAGGAAGATGTAAATCTGAAAAACCTTCTACTCTTTTAGACTGTTCAAATCGTACTCCTGTCTTACTTAGAGAGGGTGTGCTTAGCTTTTCTGAGATCTTAAAAGTCTACAGAGAATAA
- a CDS encoding HIT domain-containing protein — translation MEKLWAPWRIKFIEEVDKSKCIFCEKPLQDKDEENYIIYRGKYTFLMMNIYPYNNGHLMVAPYAHKTNLEDLNEEELLEMMKLSQLSVKAIKNKMNSSALNLGLNLGKVAGAGFEHLHLHIVPRWPGDTNFMPVIGETKTISEALERTYQKLLAGIKEIR, via the coding sequence ATGGAAAAACTTTGGGCACCATGGAGAATAAAGTTCATTGAAGAGGTAGATAAGAGTAAATGTATATTTTGCGAAAAGCCTTTGCAGGACAAAGATGAAGAAAACTACATTATTTATCGGGGAAAGTATACTTTTCTAATGATGAATATTTATCCTTATAATAATGGCCACCTGATGGTTGCTCCGTATGCTCATAAGACTAATTTAGAAGATTTAAATGAAGAGGAATTATTAGAAATGATGAAACTTTCTCAGCTTTCCGTGAAAGCTATCAAGAACAAGATGAACTCCTCAGCCTTAAACTTAGGGTTAAATTTAGGCAAGGTAGCCGGAGCAGGCTTTGAACATCTTCATCTCCATATTGTTCCTCGATGGCCAGGAGATACTAACTTTATGCCCGTAATTGGAGAAACAAAGACAATTTCAGAAGCTTTAGAAAGAACCTACCAGAAATTATTAGCTGGAATAAAAGAGATCAGATGA
- a CDS encoding dihydroorotate dehydrogenase electron transfer subunit — protein sequence MHHKKIKILANIEIAPAYYRMILKDLEISNEALPGQFIHVRVSDDLHPLLRRPFSLYRISKEDQFIEILYQIVGQGTLLLSKKRRDEYLDVIGPIGRGFWLEKPTQEVLLVAGGVGIAPLFALAEKLLKEDLPSHKIIFFLGAKSKDSLIGLDELRNLGIKVEVTTKDGSVGYDGVVSTLLKIHLSQKKVISKSQIFSCGPLPMLKVVSQIAAKHNLPCQVSLEERMGCGIGACLGCVVKVREKGSSAEDYERVCVNGPVFNADEVVWE from the coding sequence ATGCACCATAAAAAGATAAAAATATTAGCTAATATTGAAATAGCCCCAGCTTATTATAGAATGATCTTAAAGGATTTAGAGATTTCAAATGAAGCTCTACCGGGACAGTTTATCCATGTGAGAGTCTCTGATGATCTTCATCCTTTACTACGTCGGCCTTTTAGTCTTTATAGAATATCTAAAGAAGATCAATTTATAGAAATCTTGTATCAGATTGTAGGCCAAGGTACTTTGCTTTTATCTAAAAAGAGAAGAGATGAATATTTAGATGTTATCGGTCCCATAGGAAGAGGCTTTTGGTTAGAAAAGCCTACTCAAGAAGTATTATTAGTGGCAGGAGGAGTAGGAATAGCTCCATTATTTGCCTTAGCAGAAAAATTACTTAAGGAAGATTTACCTTCTCATAAAATTATCTTCTTCCTTGGTGCAAAAAGTAAAGATTCTTTGATCGGCCTTGATGAACTTAGAAATTTAGGGATAAAAGTAGAAGTAACTACTAAAGATGGAAGTGTAGGCTATGATGGCGTGGTAAGTACCCTTTTAAAAATACATCTCTCCCAAAAAAAAGTAATTTCCAAGTCTCAAATATTTTCATGTGGCCCCTTACCGATGCTTAAAGTAGTCTCTCAAATCGCCGCTAAGCATAACCTACCTTGTCAAGTATCTTTAGAAGAGAGAATGGGTTGTGGAATTGGAGCTTGCTTAGGATGTGTGGTTAAAGTTAGAGAAAAAGGTTCTTCGGCAGAAGATTATGAGCGAGTATGTGTTAATGGTCCTGTCTTTAATGCTGATGAGGTTGTCTGGGAGTAA
- a CDS encoding S8 family serine peptidase: MKKILILIFCLAFLFQNKLGEGGDIDTSSKKGLNYVEGEVIIKIKTKLKSQISINLVKETMICGISSLSNLNKKFKVYSMEKVFTDTPSVKISKAEEERLPDLSTIYLLKFPEEINVFEVIKTYQEDIHVEYVEPNYIHRIFEEIPNDSNYGQQWYLPKINAPAGWEVEKGKDTVLIAIIDSGVDTDHEDLKDKVVIKNGCNQISGENADDPNPIPNGLDDNNSGSADEGVTHGTHVAGIAAAMTNNNLGIAGVAWNCKVLPVKVLNDEGEGTAANIVNGIKFAADWVGDYTKNYATGVINLSLGGEYSSTYTDALSYAYGRNCVTVVAAGNGGSDGIGDELLKEGSGDQKVSPVCNDGDGENMVLGVAAVDAFDSRATFSNYAQSATGYVEVCAPGTTIYSSLFYDGNNFKDKYSNMAGTSMATPIVSGLAALVISKGGNLTIKEVRNHIINNGVDLSSQNIGRRINVGGTIQAINLSPTIEITKLNNQEEKICNDTNYLITWTANDEKDDTTISIYFDLDNSGTNGTLIHQTTLKTNGLPNTQYSWTPSNSGISSGPYYLYAKIYDGVSPEVSNYTKYPLSIYESTPISGEIIKDLPGTTIVGIKENTFNQKVAIKIKAGINKAPTSTTPTSTINKANERIKGCKNIILNSNLEDTTSEVLISDPNNNYSQMTFGEKAIEITIPYLPDGINENNLKLFYLNIDSEEWKLVKKLTLFPLENKIVGEINRDNLEDLGSFNFIPTVYKAMSTSSIENIKEVISWPNPFFLNKNDYCYLDNLPNDLEIKVSIFNLAGEEVTTFNHSQGELLDGETRLRFKWSGRNSSGDLVAPGLYFYLVKSRYGTKVEKMVIVR, from the coding sequence ATGAAAAAGATTTTAATCTTAATATTTTGTTTGGCTTTCCTCTTTCAAAATAAGTTAGGAGAAGGTGGAGATATTGATACTTCCTCTAAGAAAGGACTAAATTATGTCGAAGGAGAAGTAATTATTAAGATCAAGACTAAGCTAAAAAGCCAAATTTCTATTAATTTGGTAAAAGAAACCATGATTTGTGGTATTTCTTCCTTGTCTAATTTAAATAAGAAGTTCAAAGTTTACTCTATGGAGAAGGTCTTTACTGATACTCCCTCGGTTAAGATAAGTAAGGCTGAAGAAGAGAGACTCCCTGACTTATCCACTATTTATTTATTAAAATTTCCAGAAGAAATCAATGTCTTTGAAGTAATCAAAACTTATCAAGAAGATATTCATGTTGAATATGTCGAACCTAATTATATTCATAGAATATTTGAAGAAATACCTAATGATTCTAACTATGGACAACAATGGTATTTACCTAAGATTAATGCTCCGGCTGGTTGGGAGGTAGAAAAAGGGAAAGATACTGTCCTGATTGCCATTATAGATAGCGGTGTTGATACAGACCACGAAGACTTAAAAGACAAAGTAGTCATTAAGAATGGTTGTAACCAGATATCTGGAGAAAATGCTGATGATCCTAATCCTATACCTAATGGTTTGGATGATAATAATAGTGGGAGTGCCGACGAAGGGGTTACCCATGGCACTCATGTCGCCGGTATTGCTGCCGCGATGACTAACAATAATTTAGGCATAGCTGGAGTAGCTTGGAATTGTAAAGTTTTACCGGTTAAGGTTCTTAATGATGAAGGAGAAGGCACAGCTGCAAATATAGTTAATGGCATTAAGTTTGCCGCTGATTGGGTTGGTGATTACACCAAAAATTATGCTACAGGAGTAATTAATTTAAGCTTAGGAGGAGAATATAGCTCTACTTACACTGATGCCCTTTCTTATGCTTATGGGAGAAATTGTGTTACTGTAGTTGCCGCAGGAAATGGTGGCAGCGATGGAATTGGAGACGAATTATTAAAAGAAGGAAGTGGAGATCAGAAAGTTTCTCCGGTCTGTAATGATGGCGATGGGGAAAATATGGTCTTAGGAGTAGCGGCTGTGGATGCATTTGACTCTCGGGCTACCTTTTCTAATTATGCTCAAAGTGCTACTGGTTACGTAGAAGTATGCGCTCCTGGAACAACAATTTATAGCAGCTTATTTTATGATGGTAATAATTTCAAAGATAAATACAGCAACATGGCTGGTACTTCTATGGCTACCCCTATTGTTTCAGGTTTAGCGGCTTTAGTAATCTCTAAAGGTGGAAATTTAACCATAAAAGAAGTAAGAAATCATATTATAAATAATGGGGTAGATCTTAGTTCTCAAAACATAGGTCGTCGGATAAATGTTGGTGGAACTATCCAAGCTATCAATCTAAGTCCAACTATTGAAATTACCAAGCTGAATAATCAAGAGGAAAAGATTTGCAACGATACTAATTATTTAATTACCTGGACCGCTAATGATGAAAAAGATGATACCACCATCTCTATTTATTTCGATCTTGATAATTCTGGAACTAACGGCACCTTAATCCACCAAACTACCCTTAAGACTAATGGTCTTCCTAATACCCAATACAGTTGGACGCCAAGTAATAGTGGGATTTCTTCTGGCCCCTATTATCTCTATGCTAAGATTTACGACGGAGTAAGTCCTGAGGTGTCTAATTACACTAAGTATCCTTTAAGTATCTATGAAAGTACCCCTATAAGCGGAGAAATAATAAAAGATTTGCCGGGAACCACTATCGTTGGAATCAAAGAGAATACCTTTAATCAAAAAGTAGCTATAAAGATAAAGGCCGGCATTAATAAAGCTCCTACTTCTACTACGCCTACTTCTACCATTAACAAAGCTAATGAAAGGATTAAAGGCTGTAAGAACATTATTCTTAATAGTAATTTAGAAGATACCACCAGCGAGGTGTTAATATCAGACCCAAATAATAATTACAGTCAGATGACCTTTGGAGAAAAAGCCATAGAGATTACTATCCCTTATCTTCCTGATGGAATAAATGAGAATAATTTAAAGTTATTTTACCTAAACATAGATAGTGAAGAATGGAAGTTAGTAAAAAAACTTACCTTGTTCCCGCTAGAGAATAAGATCGTAGGAGAGATTAACCGAGATAATTTAGAAGATCTTGGTTCTTTTAATTTCATCCCTACGGTCTATAAAGCCATGAGTACTTCTTCTATTGAGAATATTAAAGAGGTAATTAGTTGGCCAAATCCTTTCTTCCTTAATAAAAATGACTATTGTTATCTCGATAACCTACCTAATGATCTTGAAATTAAGGTTAGTATTTTTAATTTAGCCGGAGAAGAAGTAACTACCTTTAACCACAGCCAGGGAGAGCTCTTAGACGGGGAAACAAGGCTTAGATTTAAGTGGTCGGGAAGGAATAGTTCTGGAGATTTAGTGGCTCCAGGATTATACTTTTATCTAGTCAAATCAAGATATGGAACTAAAGTCGAGAAAATGGTTATAGTAAGATAA
- a CDS encoding dihydroorotate dehydrogenase, whose product MDLRVNIGGIELKNPVMVASGTFGYGQEYSSLVDLNKIGAIVVKGITLEPQKGNLPPRIVETPSGMLNSIGLQNVGVERFIKEKMPFLRRYQTAIIVNISGKTIEDYAKLAKLLSEVEGIAGLEINISCPNVKEGGMIFGSDPSLTYQLVKEVRKATFLPLIVKLSPNVTNIILIAQAAAKAKADALSLINTLLGMAIDAPTKKPKLTTVTGGLSGPAIKPIALRMVWEVYKKVALPIIGQGGITSATDAVEFIIAGAKAVAIGTANFVNPQISIEALEGIKEYLRLHKIESVSQLVGSLIV is encoded by the coding sequence ATGGATTTAAGGGTTAATATTGGCGGTATAGAATTAAAGAATCCAGTCATGGTAGCTTCAGGTACTTTTGGTTATGGCCAGGAGTATTCGTCCTTAGTTGATTTAAATAAGATTGGAGCTATTGTGGTTAAAGGAATTACCCTCGAGCCTCAAAAAGGAAACCTGCCCCCTCGAATTGTAGAAACTCCCTCGGGAATGCTTAATTCTATTGGGCTTCAGAATGTAGGAGTAGAAAGATTTATTAAAGAGAAAATGCCTTTTTTAAGAAGATACCAGACTGCTATTATCGTCAATATTTCAGGCAAAACTATTGAAGATTATGCCAAATTAGCTAAACTTTTAAGCGAGGTAGAGGGAATAGCTGGCTTAGAAATTAATATCTCTTGTCCTAATGTGAAAGAGGGAGGAATGATCTTTGGAAGCGATCCTTCTTTAACTTACCAGCTGGTAAAAGAGGTAAGAAAAGCTACTTTTTTGCCTCTCATTGTAAAATTATCTCCTAATGTCACTAATATTATCTTAATTGCTCAAGCAGCTGCGAAAGCTAAAGCCGATGCTCTATCTTTAATCAATACTTTATTAGGTATGGCTATTGATGCGCCTACCAAAAAACCTAAATTAACCACCGTCACTGGTGGTCTTTCCGGGCCAGCCATTAAACCTATTGCTTTAAGAATGGTTTGGGAAGTTTATAAAAAAGTAGCCCTACCTATTATTGGACAAGGTGGAATTACCAGTGCTACTGATGCTGTGGAGTTTATTATTGCTGGAGCTAAAGCTGTGGCGATAGGCACTGCTAATTTTGTAAATCCTCAAATATCCATAGAAGCCCTCGAAGGCATTAAAGAATATTTAAGACTTCATAAGATAGAAAGTGTCTCTCAGTTAGTAGGTAGCCTAATAGTGTAG
- a CDS encoding low molecular weight protein arginine phosphatase, with the protein MIKKINSILFVCTGNTCRSVIAEYTFKEMAKDSLFNLKVSSAGTLALEEMGLLSKTKEVLEKNNIPISNHKPTQIKEDLVRESNLILTMSQHHKEQLSYRYPESLYKIYLLSEYVENSSKEIIDPYGLSLESYQECFWTIKSYIEKLLLKLKNCSK; encoded by the coding sequence ATGATTAAAAAGATAAATTCTATCCTCTTTGTTTGCACTGGAAATACTTGCCGTAGTGTCATCGCTGAATACACATTTAAAGAGATGGCTAAAGACAGTCTTTTTAATTTAAAGGTATCTTCAGCCGGAACATTAGCCTTAGAGGAAATGGGCTTATTAAGTAAAACAAAAGAAGTCTTAGAAAAAAATAATATTCCTATCTCAAACCATAAACCTACTCAGATTAAAGAAGATCTAGTTAGAGAAAGTAACTTAATCTTAACCATGTCCCAGCATCATAAAGAACAATTATCTTATCGGTATCCTGAAAGCCTCTATAAAATCTACCTATTAAGTGAATATGTAGAAAACAGCTCAAAAGAGATTATAGATCCTTATGGTTTATCTTTAGAATCTTACCAGGAGTGTTTTTGGACAATAAAGAGTTACATAGAGAAGCTACTTCTAAAATTAAAAAATTGTTCAAAATAA
- the pyrE gene encoding orotate phosphoribosyltransferase has translation MLKDEEVLKILKESEALLEGHFLLSSGLHSPKYIQCAKLLQYPDKATLVCQALAEKLKHLKIEVVIGPAMGGIIVAYEMAKSLKARAIFAEREGQKMALRRGLMIKEGEKVLLVEDVVTTGGSILEVANLVKEMKGEIVSLASLIDRQKNQELNLPLVSLLKIKAVTYDKEDCPLCKRNLPLIKPGSKDQKETRKA, from the coding sequence ATGTTAAAGGACGAGGAAGTTTTAAAGATACTTAAAGAGAGTGAGGCTCTCTTGGAAGGTCATTTTTTGTTAAGCAGTGGTTTACATAGTCCAAAATATATTCAATGCGCTAAATTACTTCAGTATCCAGATAAAGCTACTTTAGTTTGCCAGGCTTTAGCTGAAAAGTTGAAGCATCTAAAGATAGAAGTAGTCATTGGACCAGCCATGGGTGGAATTATTGTTGCTTATGAAATGGCTAAAAGTTTAAAAGCCAGAGCTATATTTGCTGAAAGAGAAGGTCAAAAAATGGCTTTACGACGAGGATTGATGATTAAGGAAGGAGAAAAGGTCCTTCTGGTCGAAGATGTAGTCACTACCGGTGGTTCTATCTTAGAAGTCGCTAATTTAGTAAAAGAGATGAAAGGTGAAATAGTCAGCTTGGCTTCTTTAATTGACCGCCAAAAAAACCAAGAACTTAATCTTCCCTTGGTCTCATTGCTAAAGATTAAAGCAGTTACTTATGATAAAGAAGATTGTCCTTTATGTAAAAGAAATCTTCCTTTAATTAAGCCAGGAAGTAAAGATCAAAAAGAAACAAGGAAGGCTTAA
- the pyrF gene encoding orotidine-5'-phosphate decarboxylase: MIEINKSAERLIVALDVEDFKEAQEIVKRLRGDVGFFKIGFSLFIRYGHEIVKMVQDLGSKVFLDLKLHDIPKTVERATKAILDLKISMFTLHTLGGKEMLRVVSETISKAKIKEEPLSLGVTILTSLEEKSLREELGINKNIEAAVLDLATMAKNENLKGVVASPLEVKKIKAHLGKEFLVVCPGIRLKKVLDDQRRTNSAYQAIKDGADFIVVGRPILESLDLMATVEKFFQEIEKGFQERGSFKDT; this comes from the coding sequence ATGATAGAAATTAATAAATCCGCAGAAAGATTAATTGTAGCTTTAGATGTAGAAGATTTTAAAGAAGCTCAAGAGATAGTAAAGAGACTAAGAGGAGATGTTGGCTTTTTTAAGATTGGTTTTAGTCTCTTTATTAGGTATGGTCATGAGATCGTTAAGATGGTCCAAGATTTAGGTAGTAAAGTATTCTTAGACTTAAAACTTCATGATATCCCTAAGACTGTGGAAAGAGCTACTAAAGCCATTTTAGATTTAAAAATTTCGATGTTTACTCTTCATACTTTAGGGGGAAAAGAGATGTTAAGAGTAGTCTCTGAAACAATAAGCAAAGCTAAAATAAAAGAAGAACCACTTTCTTTAGGAGTCACCATATTAACGAGCTTAGAAGAAAAAAGCCTGAGAGAAGAACTTGGTATTAATAAAAACATAGAAGCTGCTGTCTTGGACTTAGCTACTATGGCTAAGAATGAAAACTTAAAAGGAGTAGTAGCTTCTCCCTTAGAGGTAAAAAAGATAAAAGCTCATTTAGGTAAAGAGTTTTTGGTCGTCTGTCCGGGAATTAGACTAAAGAAGGTCTTAGATGATCAAAGACGAACTAATAGTGCTTACCAGGCCATTAAAGACGGAGCTGATTTTATTGTGGTAGGACGTCCTATCTTGGAAAGTTTAGATCTGATGGCTACTGTGGAAAAGTTTTTTCAAGAAATAGAGAAAGGCTTTCAAGAACGAGGAAGTTTTAAAGATACTTAA
- the pyrR gene encoding bifunctional pyr operon transcriptional regulator/uracil phosphoribosyltransferase PyrR codes for MWTDKIKAVIMDEIEIKRTISRLSHEILEKNSKDIDKLALIGIRKKGVPLAYRLQKKINEIEKVEIPVGIIDITLYRDDINNLKTPHVVHETEILLDVNDKKIILVDDVLYTGRTVRCAIDELIDFGRPKAIQLVVLIDRGHREIPIKADFIGKNLPTSYQEIVKVYLSEVDEMDKVVIYERENNHAQE; via the coding sequence ATGTGGACAGATAAAATAAAAGCAGTCATTATGGATGAGATAGAGATTAAAAGAACTATCTCCAGATTATCCCATGAAATATTAGAAAAAAACAGTAAGGATATCGATAAACTAGCCTTAATTGGCATCAGAAAAAAAGGAGTTCCTTTGGCTTATCGACTTCAAAAAAAGATAAATGAAATTGAAAAAGTAGAAATTCCTGTAGGCATTATAGATATTACCTTATACCGAGATGATATTAATAATTTAAAAACTCCACACGTAGTCCATGAAACAGAAATTCTCCTCGATGTAAATGATAAAAAGATCATCTTAGTCGATGATGTCTTATATACTGGACGAACAGTAAGATGTGCTATTGATGAACTTATTGATTTTGGCAGACCCAAAGCTATTCAGTTAGTAGTCTTAATTGATAGAGGACATCGGGAGATTCCCATCAAGGCAGACTTTATTGGCAAGAATCTACCTACTTCTTATCAAGAAATAGTTAAAGTTTATTTAAGTGAAGTAGATGAGATGGATAAAGTAGTTATTTACGAAAGAGAAAACAACCATGCTCAAGAGTAA
- a CDS encoding dihydroorotase, whose translation MDILIKSGRLINPKNNFDEQVNIGLKNGQIKYIGNKMIKAREIVDATGLVVVPGLVDLHTHLREPGREDKETIKTGTRAAAKGGFTTILCMPNTFPVVDHGTLVEFIILKARREGIINVFPIGAATRRQEGKELAEIGEMIKLGAIAISDDGAPVMDSGLMRRIMDYTKMFKVPVISHCEDLTLSQDGVINEGIASTILGLKGIPAASEEIMIAREIALCRTTDSQVHIAHVSTKGSLELIKKAKEEGLKITCEVTPHHFTLTEEAVFSFDTNTKIKPPLRTKEDVKAIKDGIKEGIIDIIATDHAPHTKAEKECEYGQASFGIVGLETALSLALTELVEKEGISLNKVIAMLTHRPAEIVNLDKGNIEVGKDADITIIDLNKDFIVDVNQLASKSKNSPFHGWRLKGSVWATIVKGKIVFRENSFKV comes from the coding sequence ATGGATATCTTAATTAAATCAGGAAGACTTATTAACCCTAAAAACAACTTTGACGAGCAGGTAAATATTGGCCTAAAAAATGGACAGATAAAATACATTGGAAATAAGATGATTAAGGCTCGCGAAATTGTGGATGCTACTGGTCTGGTCGTGGTTCCTGGATTAGTCGATCTTCATACTCACTTAAGAGAACCTGGAAGAGAAGATAAAGAAACTATTAAGACCGGCACCAGGGCAGCAGCTAAGGGAGGCTTTACCACCATCTTATGCATGCCTAACACTTTTCCAGTAGTCGATCATGGAACTTTGGTGGAATTTATTATCTTAAAAGCTCGTCGAGAGGGCATTATTAATGTCTTCCCTATAGGAGCAGCCACCAGAAGACAAGAAGGTAAAGAATTAGCCGAGATTGGAGAAATGATAAAATTAGGAGCCATAGCTATTTCAGATGATGGTGCCCCTGTTATGGACAGTGGACTGATGCGCCGGATTATGGATTATACTAAGATGTTTAAAGTACCGGTAATTTCACATTGTGAAGACCTCACTCTTTCTCAAGATGGCGTGATTAATGAAGGAATTGCTTCTACTATCTTAGGACTAAAAGGAATTCCTGCCGCCAGTGAAGAGATTATGATCGCCAGGGAGATTGCTTTATGCAGGACGACTGATAGCCAGGTTCATATTGCCCATGTGAGCACTAAAGGCTCTTTAGAGTTAATTAAGAAAGCTAAAGAGGAAGGATTAAAGATCACTTGCGAAGTAACCCCCCATCATTTTACCCTTACCGAGGAAGCAGTCTTTAGCTTTGATACTAATACCAAGATAAAACCACCTTTACGAACCAAAGAAGATGTTAAAGCCATCAAAGATGGAATTAAAGAAGGAATTATAGACATCATTGCTACTGATCACGCTCCTCATACTAAGGCTGAGAAAGAATGCGAGTATGGGCAAGCTTCTTTTGGCATTGTTGGTCTTGAAACCGCCCTTTCTTTAGCTTTAACTGAATTAGTAGAAAAAGAAGGGATCAGCTTAAATAAAGTAATAGCTATGCTTACTCATCGGCCCGCCGAGATTGTTAATTTAGATAAAGGAAATATTGAGGTAGGTAAAGATGCCGATATCACCATTATTGACTTAAATAAAGATTTTATCGTTGATGTAAACCAATTAGCCTCTAAGTCTAAAAATTCCCCTTTCCATGGATGGAGACTAAAAGGTAGTGTCTGGGCTACCATCGTTAAAGGAAAGATTGTCTTTAGAGAAAATAGCTTTAAGGTTTAA